The following coding sequences lie in one Jonesia denitrificans DSM 20603 genomic window:
- the tpiA gene encoding triose-phosphate isomerase, translating to MTNARTPLIAGNWKMNLDHNEAIHTVQKLAWALKDAQHDYNAVEATVLVPFTDIRSVQTLVDSDKLGITYGAQDLSAQVSGAYTGEISPVFLSRLGVKYVAVGHSERRQYHGEDDALVNAKTKNALAHDIAPIVCVGEPLEVRKAGDQVPFTLAQVDGAFADISAEDAVKVVVAYEPVWAIGTGEVATPADAQEVAQAIRARLAELYSQDVADAVRVLYGGSVKSSSIKELMNEADVDGALVGGASLDPEEFAKIVHYQD from the coding sequence GTGACCAACGCACGTACCCCGCTCATTGCTGGTAACTGGAAAATGAACCTCGACCACAACGAGGCGATTCACACAGTCCAAAAGCTCGCATGGGCGTTGAAAGATGCACAACACGACTACAACGCTGTTGAGGCGACAGTTTTGGTGCCCTTCACCGACATTCGTTCCGTCCAGACACTTGTTGACTCCGACAAACTGGGCATCACCTACGGTGCGCAGGACCTCTCCGCACAGGTTTCTGGTGCGTATACCGGTGAAATTTCACCAGTGTTCCTCTCACGTCTTGGCGTGAAGTATGTGGCTGTGGGGCACTCTGAGCGCCGCCAGTACCACGGTGAAGACGACGCCCTTGTGAACGCAAAGACCAAAAACGCACTTGCGCACGACATTGCACCAATCGTGTGTGTGGGGGAGCCTCTTGAGGTTCGCAAAGCCGGTGACCAAGTGCCGTTCACACTTGCACAGGTCGATGGTGCATTTGCTGACATCTCAGCTGAGGACGCCGTCAAGGTTGTTGTTGCCTACGAACCTGTGTGGGCAATCGGAACTGGCGAGGTTGCAACACCAGCAGATGCACAAGAAGTCGCCCAGGCTATTCGTGCTCGGCTGGCGGAACTGTACTCACAAGACGTCGCTGACGCTGTCCGCGTCCTGTACGGCGGTTCTGTGAAGTCATCGTCAATCAAGGAACTCATGAACGAAGCTGACGTCGATGGGGCCCTTGTTGGTGGCGCTTCGCTTGACCCAGAAGAGTTCGCCAAGATTGTCCACTACCAGGACTGA
- the secG gene encoding preprotein translocase subunit SecG, producing MDILRISLEVLLVVTSILLILLVLTHKGKGGGMSDMFGGGVSTSIGNAGNAQTNLNRITIAFAIVWFAAIVLLGLFPKVTG from the coding sequence GTGGATATTCTGCGCATCTCACTTGAAGTGCTCCTTGTCGTGACTTCGATCCTCCTGATCCTTTTAGTTCTTACTCACAAAGGCAAGGGCGGTGGCATGTCTGACATGTTCGGTGGTGGTGTCTCCACATCCATCGGAAACGCAGGCAACGCCCAAACAAACCTCAACCGTATTACTATCGCCTTCGCGATCGTTTGGTTCGCGGCTATCGTCTTGTTGGGGCTCTTCCCAAAGGTCACCGGCTAA
- the pgl gene encoding 6-phosphogluconolactonase: MTKRVVIHSDSDALARTTAARLLVTLIDLCAVQDRVDVVLTGGTVGIRTLAMAAQNPIVRDVDWSIVHVWWGDERFVAKDSPERNARQAYEALLADLPLPAGNIHEVSSTDDGIDVDEAAQRYARDLQLAHSDKSGLNFDVLLLGMGPDGHVASLFPGHPDAMTSGVAVGVHDSPKPPPSRVSLTYDAINAARRVWVIAAGEEKAQAVAQALVSVDPVSLPASAVCGVVETLWLIDASAASAIEVAEVP; encoded by the coding sequence ATGACAAAGCGGGTTGTTATCCATAGCGACAGTGACGCGTTAGCACGCACTACAGCCGCGCGGCTCCTGGTCACCCTCATTGATTTGTGTGCGGTCCAGGATCGTGTTGATGTGGTGCTCACCGGTGGCACGGTGGGTATCCGCACCCTCGCGATGGCTGCGCAAAACCCCATTGTCCGAGATGTTGATTGGTCGATCGTTCACGTGTGGTGGGGAGACGAGCGTTTCGTCGCCAAGGATTCGCCAGAGCGTAATGCTCGCCAAGCCTACGAGGCGTTGCTTGCTGATCTTCCTTTGCCGGCAGGTAACATCCACGAGGTGTCCTCAACTGATGACGGCATTGATGTGGACGAGGCAGCACAACGGTATGCCCGTGATCTGCAGCTGGCGCACAGTGACAAATCTGGCCTGAACTTTGATGTGCTCCTTCTTGGTATGGGACCAGATGGGCATGTGGCGTCATTATTCCCGGGTCACCCTGACGCCATGACGTCAGGGGTCGCAGTGGGAGTCCATGATTCCCCGAAGCCCCCGCCGTCACGGGTGTCGTTAACGTATGACGCGATCAATGCCGCACGCCGAGTGTGGGTGATTGCTGCGGGAGAAGAGAAGGCGCAAGCTGTCGCTCAGGCACTTGTGAGTGTTGATCCAGTATCGCTGCCAGCCTCAGCTGTGTGCGGTGTCGTAGAAACTCTGTGGCTCATCGATGCTTCTGCTGCATCAGCTATAGAGGTCGCAGAAGTCCCTTAA
- a CDS encoding glucose-6-phosphate dehydrogenase assembly protein OpcA has translation MIVDLPGTTTSQVAKKLVKIREEGGQIALGRVLNLVILGDRDELDAAITAANIASNEHPCRIIAVAAGAEGSQQLDAQIRVGGDAGASEVIVLQGTADQVAHTDTLIMPLLLPDAPIVAWWPGQAPAAPSREPLGAMAQTRLTDTLQSSQPCADLDALRCHHEPGDVDLAWTRATIWRSLIASVLDQPPFVPVERVEIEGQSEHPSVNLLAGWLGLHLTDQVSTKFVPGALGLTRVALIRADGSDIEFTRQDGRRATLRQPGMPEQSINLPIRSLEDCIAEELRRLHPDEIYTDVLLHGLPLIRRHEEVSP, from the coding sequence ATGATTGTTGATCTGCCAGGTACCACCACCTCACAAGTAGCAAAAAAGCTTGTGAAAATTCGTGAAGAGGGCGGGCAAATCGCTCTTGGGCGAGTGCTAAACCTCGTCATTCTTGGAGACCGCGACGAGTTAGACGCCGCGATTACCGCCGCAAATATCGCCTCCAACGAACACCCGTGTCGAATTATTGCCGTTGCTGCCGGTGCAGAAGGCTCACAGCAGCTCGATGCTCAAATTCGAGTTGGTGGCGATGCTGGAGCTTCCGAGGTGATCGTCTTGCAAGGGACAGCCGACCAGGTGGCGCACACAGACACCCTGATTATGCCGCTCCTACTTCCTGATGCTCCGATCGTGGCGTGGTGGCCTGGTCAAGCACCTGCTGCCCCCTCGCGGGAACCGCTGGGAGCGATGGCTCAAACACGGCTCACTGACACGCTCCAATCATCGCAGCCGTGTGCTGACCTTGATGCGTTACGATGCCATCACGAGCCCGGAGATGTGGACTTGGCCTGGACGCGGGCAACAATTTGGCGCAGCCTAATTGCGTCCGTACTGGATCAGCCTCCTTTTGTTCCGGTAGAACGAGTTGAGATTGAAGGGCAAAGCGAACACCCTTCCGTCAATTTGTTGGCAGGGTGGTTAGGGCTGCACCTCACCGATCAGGTGTCCACTAAGTTTGTTCCTGGAGCGTTGGGGCTTACTCGGGTTGCGCTCATCCGTGCCGATGGATCGGACATTGAGTTCACGCGCCAAGATGGTCGGCGTGCCACGCTGCGCCAACCAGGTATGCCAGAGCAAAGTATCAATTTGCCCATTCGTTCCTTGGAAGACTGCATTGCAGAAGAACTTCGTCGTCTGCACCCGGACGAGATCTACACAGATGTTCTCCTGCACGGGTTACCGTTGATTCGACGCCACGAGGAGGTTTCGCCATGA
- the zwf gene encoding glucose-6-phosphate dehydrogenase, protein MQPVASTTRQNPLRDPRDQRLLRIAGPCGIVIFGVTGDLARKKLIPAIYDLANRGLLPPGFALTGFGRRDWSHQDFAHYAREAVKQFARTPFKQAVWDELVDGIRFVQGTFNDTDAFMRLNDTVKELDEQRGTGGNHAFYLSVPPSAFPLVCRQLAECGLSQSEEDAWRRVVIEKPFGHDLESAQELNNVVSEVFPAEDVFRIDHYLGKETVQNILALRFANQMYEPIWNSHYVDHVQITMAEDIGIGSRAGYYDGIGAARDVIQNHLLQLLALTAMEEPASFSARDLIAEKIKVLAATRVPDDIDAHTARGQYTAGWQGGEKVNGFFEEDGIPADSVTETFAAIRVDIDNRRWAGVPFYLRAGKRLGRRVTEIAIVFKKAPHLPFESTATTKLGENALVIRVQPDEGVTMRIGAKVPGTQMEIRDVTMDFGYGHAFTQSSPEAYERLILDVLLGEPPLFPRHEEVELSWRILDPITAHWAQHGSPAPYRAGTWGPDTADEMLKRDGRAWRRP, encoded by the coding sequence GTGCAGCCAGTTGCCTCAACGACCCGGCAAAACCCGCTCCGCGATCCACGCGATCAACGACTCCTGCGCATCGCAGGCCCGTGTGGCATCGTCATCTTCGGGGTCACCGGTGATCTCGCACGCAAAAAGCTCATCCCCGCGATCTACGACCTTGCCAACCGAGGGTTACTGCCCCCCGGATTTGCGCTCACCGGCTTTGGCCGACGTGACTGGTCCCATCAAGACTTCGCCCACTATGCGCGTGAGGCAGTCAAACAGTTCGCACGGACTCCTTTCAAACAAGCTGTCTGGGATGAGCTGGTTGACGGCATTCGCTTTGTTCAAGGGACTTTCAACGACACAGACGCGTTCATGAGACTCAATGACACCGTCAAAGAACTCGACGAACAGCGCGGCACTGGGGGTAACCACGCTTTCTACCTGTCTGTTCCGCCATCAGCATTCCCCTTGGTGTGCCGACAGCTAGCAGAATGCGGTCTCTCCCAATCTGAAGAAGATGCCTGGCGTCGAGTCGTGATCGAAAAACCATTTGGACACGACCTTGAGTCAGCACAGGAACTCAACAACGTTGTCTCAGAAGTGTTCCCCGCCGAAGACGTCTTTCGTATTGACCACTATCTCGGTAAAGAAACAGTCCAGAACATTCTTGCCTTGCGGTTCGCAAACCAAATGTATGAACCAATCTGGAATTCCCACTACGTCGACCACGTGCAAATCACGATGGCTGAAGACATCGGAATCGGGTCGCGCGCTGGGTACTACGACGGCATCGGAGCTGCCCGAGACGTCATTCAAAACCACCTGTTGCAACTGCTCGCACTCACCGCAATGGAAGAACCTGCTTCCTTCTCCGCCCGCGATCTCATCGCCGAAAAAATCAAGGTCCTTGCCGCAACCCGGGTCCCTGACGACATCGATGCGCACACAGCACGAGGACAATACACTGCAGGCTGGCAGGGCGGCGAAAAGGTCAATGGGTTCTTCGAAGAAGACGGCATCCCCGCCGACTCGGTCACGGAAACTTTCGCCGCTATCCGCGTTGACATCGACAACCGTCGCTGGGCTGGTGTGCCCTTCTACTTACGTGCCGGGAAACGCCTTGGCCGGCGTGTGACAGAGATTGCGATTGTGTTCAAGAAGGCGCCGCATCTGCCTTTTGAGTCCACCGCAACAACCAAACTCGGTGAGAATGCCCTGGTGATTCGTGTCCAACCAGATGAGGGAGTCACCATGCGGATCGGGGCGAAGGTCCCCGGAACGCAAATGGAAATTCGCGATGTGACCATGGACTTCGGTTATGGACACGCGTTCACCCAGTCCTCCCCTGAAGCGTACGAACGCCTCATCCTTGATGTCCTCCTCGGTGAGCCTCCGCTCTTCCCTCGGCACGAGGAAGTGGAGTTGTCGTGGCGGATCCTTGACCCCATCACGGCACACTGGGCTCAGCACGGTTCCCCCGCACCTTACCGTGCAGGAACGTGGGGACCTGACACTGCCGATGAGATGCTCAAGCGCGATGGCCGCGCCTGGCGCCGCCCGTAA
- the tkt gene encoding transketolase — MNAFTPTANKLEWSELDDRAVTSIKALAADAVEKVGNGHPGTAISLAPAAYLLFQKVMRHNPADPQWVGRDRFVLSAGHSSLTIYLQLFLAGYGLEMDDIASLRTWGSKTPGHPEYGHTEGVEITTGPLGQGLASAVGMAFAARRERGLFDPETADGESAFDHNVYVIAGDGDLQEGVTSEASSLAGHQELGNLVVIYDQNHISIEDDTDVSFSEDVLARYESYGWHVQRVDWTHGGTEYSEDVDALYSAIQEANKVTNKPSIIALRTIIGWPSPTKQNTGGIHGSALGGSEVAGLKEALGLDPEVTFHIDDDVLAYTRSVASRQSDLHDAWASAYNAWRDSGHEGVTLFDRLQARELPANWHDALPVFDAGTDLATRAASGKVLSALAPVLPELWGGSADLAGSNNTTMAGEPSFLPEHRSTRSFSGNPYGRTLHFGIREHGMGAILNGIVLHGATRAYGGTFLVFSDYMRPAVRLAALMEIPTIFVWTHDSIGVGEDGPTHQPIEHLAALRAIPGLDVVRPGDANEVAWAWKTIIEKTDRPAGIILTRQNIPTYERGEGEATGQTFAAASMVEKGAYTLIDANGDVDVLLLATGSEVQLAVAAREALQAEGIGARVVSIPCLEWFAEQDESYRESVLPSTVKARVSVEAGLGLGWRELVGDAGRIVSLEHYGASADAKTLFREFGFTPEAVAQAARDSLAAVRG; from the coding sequence GTGAACGCTTTCACCCCGACAGCTAATAAGCTTGAGTGGTCAGAACTCGATGACCGCGCAGTAACTTCAATCAAAGCTCTCGCAGCAGACGCAGTTGAGAAAGTCGGCAACGGACACCCAGGAACAGCAATTTCCTTGGCCCCCGCCGCCTACCTGCTCTTCCAGAAGGTTATGCGTCACAACCCAGCGGACCCCCAATGGGTGGGCCGCGACCGGTTCGTCTTGTCAGCAGGTCACTCCTCACTGACAATCTACTTGCAGTTGTTCTTAGCCGGTTACGGTCTCGAAATGGACGACATCGCCTCACTTCGTACCTGGGGTTCCAAGACACCAGGGCACCCCGAGTACGGACACACAGAGGGCGTTGAAATCACTACTGGTCCACTTGGGCAGGGTCTTGCCTCCGCAGTAGGTATGGCATTCGCAGCGCGCCGTGAACGCGGTCTTTTTGACCCCGAAACTGCCGACGGTGAGTCAGCATTTGACCACAACGTTTATGTCATCGCTGGTGACGGGGACCTCCAAGAAGGAGTCACCTCTGAAGCGTCCTCGCTGGCTGGGCACCAAGAACTCGGCAACCTTGTCGTGATCTACGACCAGAACCACATCTCCATTGAGGACGACACCGACGTTTCCTTCTCAGAAGACGTCCTCGCTCGCTACGAATCCTACGGCTGGCACGTCCAACGTGTTGACTGGACTCACGGTGGAACCGAATACAGCGAAGACGTCGACGCGTTGTACTCAGCAATTCAAGAAGCGAACAAGGTCACCAACAAGCCATCGATCATCGCTCTTCGCACCATCATTGGTTGGCCCTCCCCTACCAAACAGAACACCGGTGGGATTCACGGGTCTGCACTAGGCGGCAGTGAGGTCGCTGGCTTAAAGGAAGCTCTCGGTCTTGACCCAGAGGTCACATTCCACATTGATGATGACGTTCTGGCCTACACGCGGTCCGTTGCGTCACGTCAAAGTGATCTCCATGATGCGTGGGCTTCAGCCTACAACGCATGGCGCGACTCGGGCCACGAAGGTGTCACACTATTCGACCGGCTCCAGGCTCGTGAACTACCAGCGAACTGGCACGATGCGCTTCCAGTGTTCGATGCTGGAACTGACCTGGCAACTCGTGCGGCTTCTGGGAAGGTCCTGTCTGCCCTTGCTCCCGTGCTACCAGAACTGTGGGGCGGCTCAGCAGATCTTGCCGGTTCGAACAACACGACAATGGCAGGAGAGCCCTCCTTCCTCCCCGAACACCGGTCAACTCGTTCGTTCTCCGGGAATCCATACGGACGGACCTTGCACTTTGGGATCCGCGAGCACGGAATGGGGGCAATCCTCAATGGGATCGTGCTCCACGGAGCGACGCGCGCCTACGGTGGAACCTTCCTTGTCTTCTCCGACTACATGCGCCCAGCCGTTCGTCTCGCTGCGCTCATGGAAATCCCCACGATCTTCGTGTGGACACACGATTCCATTGGAGTCGGAGAAGATGGCCCAACGCACCAGCCCATCGAGCACCTCGCCGCTCTGCGCGCAATTCCAGGGCTCGACGTTGTTCGCCCAGGTGACGCGAACGAAGTCGCATGGGCTTGGAAGACAATCATCGAGAAAACCGACCGTCCCGCTGGCATCATCCTGACACGCCAGAACATCCCAACCTATGAGCGTGGCGAAGGTGAAGCAACTGGACAGACCTTCGCGGCTGCATCAATGGTTGAGAAGGGTGCATACACCCTCATTGACGCCAACGGCGATGTGGATGTTCTTCTGCTAGCAACAGGATCCGAAGTTCAGCTGGCAGTTGCCGCGCGTGAAGCACTCCAGGCCGAAGGAATCGGTGCCCGTGTGGTATCGATCCCCTGCCTTGAATGGTTTGCGGAACAAGATGAGTCTTACCGTGAGTCAGTCCTCCCCTCGACTGTGAAGGCACGTGTCTCAGTCGAAGCTGGATTGGGACTGGGGTGGCGTGAACTGGTTGGTGACGCTGGCCGTATTGTATCCCTCGAGCACTACGGTGCATCCGCTGACGCTAAAACCCTCTTCCGCGAGTTTGGGTTCACGCCCGAAGCTGTGGCACAAGCAGCACGCGATTCACTCGCAGCAGTGCGTGGCTAA
- a CDS encoding heme o synthase, translated as MSRRQFLAMKAGAYLALTKPRVIELLLVTTFPSMILAQGGLPNLVLVLHTLIGGALAAGAAGVLNCYIDRDIDEVMNRTKRRPLVTGEVSPREALVFGWVLTAISLAWFAVFVHIQAALLTAGAIAIYVVGYTIILKRRTAQNIVWGGLAGCMPVFIGWSAVTETLSWGAVMLFLVIFFWTPPHYWPLSMKFKRDYANAGVPMLPVVAGTRRVAFEMIAYTIAMIIASLGVWFFERDKMTWVYPVVALALGVWFLWMCIDMYRKARSGARKVGEMKVFHGSITYLTLLFVAVAVDVFLPL; from the coding sequence ATGTCCCGCCGTCAGTTCCTTGCCATGAAGGCTGGGGCGTATCTCGCGTTGACAAAACCCCGGGTCATCGAGCTTCTTCTGGTCACGACATTTCCTTCCATGATCCTTGCGCAAGGCGGGTTACCCAACCTCGTCCTGGTACTCCACACACTCATTGGCGGCGCCCTTGCTGCTGGGGCTGCAGGTGTGCTCAATTGCTACATTGACCGCGACATTGACGAAGTCATGAACCGCACAAAGCGCCGACCGCTCGTGACAGGGGAAGTGTCTCCGCGAGAGGCTCTGGTGTTTGGATGGGTGCTCACAGCAATTTCCTTGGCATGGTTTGCAGTGTTCGTCCACATCCAAGCTGCTCTGCTGACCGCGGGCGCAATCGCTATTTATGTCGTGGGGTACACGATCATTTTGAAACGGCGAACAGCGCAAAACATCGTCTGGGGCGGTTTAGCTGGATGCATGCCGGTCTTCATTGGCTGGTCTGCGGTCACAGAGACACTGTCGTGGGGAGCAGTCATGCTCTTCCTCGTGATTTTCTTTTGGACTCCGCCGCATTATTGGCCCCTGTCCATGAAGTTCAAACGTGATTACGCCAATGCGGGTGTTCCCATGCTTCCTGTGGTCGCTGGTACACGGCGTGTCGCATTCGAGATGATTGCCTACACGATCGCGATGATCATCGCGTCTTTGGGGGTGTGGTTCTTCGAGCGCGACAAGATGACTTGGGTCTACCCGGTTGTCGCTCTTGCCTTGGGTGTGTGGTTCTTATGGATGTGCATCGACATGTACCGAAAAGCCCGCTCAGGTGCCCGGAAAGTTGGTGAGATGAAGGTCTTCCATGGGTCTATCACGTACCTCACTCTCCTGTTTGTCGCGGTCGCTGTTGACGTGTTCCTCCCGTTGTAA
- the xerD gene encoding site-specific tyrosine recombinase XerD has protein sequence MSDTSDRDIVQGYLQHLLVERGVSPNTLAAYRRDLARYLDYLSHRELSLHSVTQSTIDDFLVALREGSLGQSLSQSSVSRHLASLRGLHRYAEAEGVVAGDPAVSVRPPKLPQRLPDVLSTHDVERLLTTPPLDSAVGLRDRALLEFLYATGARISEVVGLDRDDVIADDGFVVARVLGKGHKERLVPVGSCAYDALNAYLVRARPELAGAGVGTPALFLNTRGRRLSRQSAFGVVRSAARLAAIPGAESVSPHTLRHCFATHMLSGGADIRVVQELLGHASVTTTQIYTHVSADALREVYASSHPRALS, from the coding sequence ATGAGTGACACCTCTGATAGGGATATCGTTCAAGGCTATCTGCAACATCTTCTTGTAGAGCGCGGCGTATCGCCGAATACGCTCGCTGCGTACCGTAGGGATCTTGCCCGTTACCTTGACTATCTTTCTCACAGAGAGCTCTCGCTTCACAGCGTTACGCAGAGCACCATTGATGATTTCCTGGTGGCGTTACGTGAGGGGAGCCTCGGCCAGTCTTTGAGTCAAAGCTCTGTCTCCCGTCATCTTGCTTCATTGCGCGGTCTGCATCGATATGCGGAGGCAGAGGGTGTCGTGGCGGGAGACCCAGCCGTGTCTGTACGTCCGCCAAAGCTCCCGCAACGCCTTCCTGATGTGCTCTCAACGCATGACGTCGAACGCTTGCTCACTACCCCTCCTCTCGACAGTGCGGTGGGGCTTCGTGACCGGGCATTGCTGGAGTTTCTTTACGCAACCGGTGCGCGGATCTCTGAGGTGGTTGGTCTCGATCGTGATGATGTGATCGCAGATGATGGTTTTGTTGTTGCGCGTGTGCTTGGGAAAGGTCACAAAGAACGACTTGTGCCCGTGGGGTCTTGCGCTTATGACGCATTGAATGCCTACTTGGTGCGTGCTCGCCCCGAGCTTGCAGGAGCGGGGGTCGGAACTCCAGCGTTGTTTCTTAACACCCGTGGACGCAGATTATCGCGTCAAAGCGCTTTCGGTGTCGTTCGGTCTGCTGCTCGTCTCGCTGCGATTCCTGGCGCGGAATCAGTCTCTCCCCACACACTTCGACATTGTTTTGCAACGCACATGCTCAGTGGCGGCGCTGATATTCGAGTTGTCCAGGAACTTCTAGGGCATGCTTCTGTGACCACTACACAGATTTATACCCATGTTTCTGCCGATGCGCTGCGTGAGGTGTATGCCAGTAGTCACCCGCGCGCATTGAGCTAG
- a CDS encoding ParA family protein, protein MTSEPLFATSQDTPDLDPVGRVIPNFPAPSRLSSHGPARIIAMCNQKGGVGKTTTTINLAAGLAELGRRVLIVDFDPQGAASVGLGVATHELDATVYNLLVDRSWPVEEVIVPTEVPGLDILPANIDLSAAEVQLVGEVARESVLTRVLRPVMDIYDVILIDCQPSLGLLTVNALTAADGVLIPLECEFFALRGVALLVETIEKVRDRLNPRLEVDGIIATMFDARTLHAREVIARVYEAFGDTLMHTVIGRTVKFPDASVAAEPITTYAPGHSGAQAYRQLARELIARGDAA, encoded by the coding sequence GTGACAAGTGAGCCACTGTTCGCAACAAGCCAAGATACCCCTGACCTCGACCCTGTTGGTCGAGTGATCCCTAATTTCCCAGCACCGTCACGCCTGTCATCGCATGGTCCCGCTCGGATTATTGCGATGTGCAACCAAAAGGGTGGTGTGGGCAAAACAACGACAACGATCAATCTTGCAGCAGGTCTCGCAGAGTTAGGTCGTCGTGTACTCATTGTAGATTTTGATCCTCAAGGGGCCGCATCAGTTGGGTTGGGGGTAGCAACACATGAGCTGGATGCTACGGTCTACAACTTGCTCGTTGACCGGTCGTGGCCCGTGGAGGAAGTCATCGTCCCCACTGAGGTTCCTGGTCTCGATATTTTGCCTGCCAACATTGACCTGTCGGCGGCGGAAGTTCAGCTGGTTGGTGAGGTTGCGCGTGAGTCAGTGTTGACTCGTGTTCTGCGCCCAGTGATGGACATTTATGATGTCATCTTGATTGATTGCCAGCCTTCTCTTGGTTTGCTCACTGTGAATGCGTTGACGGCAGCTGACGGCGTCTTAATTCCTCTTGAGTGCGAGTTCTTTGCCTTGCGTGGGGTTGCTCTTCTTGTGGAAACTATTGAGAAAGTACGCGACCGGCTCAATCCTCGACTTGAAGTTGATGGCATTATTGCCACCATGTTTGATGCTCGTACTTTGCATGCGCGTGAAGTGATTGCACGTGTGTATGAAGCTTTCGGGGATACTCTCATGCACACAGTCATTGGTCGAACAGTGAAGTTTCCCGATGCGTCAGTGGCAGCCGAACCCATTACGACCTACGCGCCTGGACACTCAGGCGCTCAGGCGTATCGGCAGCTTGCGCGGGAACTGATTGCACGTGGTGATGCAGCCTAA
- a CDS encoding segregation and condensation protein A, translating into MQPNSAPHNVSAVGDFHLDLDNFSGPFDLLLSLIAKHKLDVTEVALAHVTDEFIAYLRHARESATGDELVAHSPQKNLGLASEFLVVAATLLDLKAARLLPAHEQDDEEAIALLEARDVLFAKLLQYRAYRQLAQVFDERLHAQQQFVPRSVALEPQFASALPALVWTLSPQRLHQLAERALTEQASEPPTPAVRVDHLHGSAVTLDTETPQILRVLNTSEQGSATFHELIGDVTDRLVIVVRFLVLLELFRTGIITLSQDSRDSHLVVSLLDKQVPPHDQQPLKASLGAPNG; encoded by the coding sequence ATGCAGCCTAATTCAGCCCCACACAACGTCTCAGCGGTGGGGGACTTCCACCTGGATCTTGACAACTTTTCTGGGCCGTTTGATTTGCTGTTATCACTTATTGCGAAGCACAAACTTGATGTCACTGAGGTTGCCCTTGCTCATGTGACAGACGAGTTTATTGCGTATTTACGGCATGCACGGGAATCAGCAACCGGTGACGAGTTAGTTGCTCACAGCCCTCAAAAGAACCTTGGGTTGGCCAGTGAATTTCTTGTTGTCGCTGCGACGCTCCTTGATCTCAAGGCGGCCCGGTTGTTACCTGCGCACGAACAAGACGACGAGGAAGCGATCGCTCTTCTCGAAGCTCGGGACGTTCTTTTTGCCAAACTGTTGCAATATCGCGCCTACCGGCAACTTGCACAGGTGTTTGATGAGCGGCTTCATGCCCAGCAACAGTTCGTGCCTCGATCTGTGGCCTTGGAACCACAATTTGCTAGCGCACTGCCCGCGTTAGTGTGGACGCTCAGCCCTCAGCGGCTTCATCAACTCGCGGAACGTGCTTTGACAGAACAAGCGTCCGAACCTCCAACACCTGCTGTTCGAGTGGATCATCTTCATGGATCCGCGGTGACACTCGACACGGAAACCCCTCAAATACTTCGTGTTTTGAACACCAGCGAGCAGGGGAGTGCAACCTTCCATGAACTCATTGGCGATGTCACCGACCGGCTAGTCATCGTCGTTCGGTTCCTCGTACTTCTGGAACTTTTCCGCACAGGAATTATTACTCTGTCCCAGGATTCGCGTGATTCTCATCTCGTTGTTTCACTTCTCGATAAGCAAGTACCCCCGCATGACCAACAGCCCTTAAAAGCATCGCTGGGAGCACCTAATGGCTGA
- the scpB gene encoding SMC-Scp complex subunit ScpB, with amino-acid sequence MADKLTVDPHILGGCEAVLMVADSPVTTHDFAEALGVSVEHVKDALTYLRDEYDGLHDGRTRGYQLRTTGAGWRIYSSAHYHDIVTHFVTAGKTARLSGAALETLAVIAYRQPVTRAAIQTIRGVSVDGVVRTLLSRELIEEVGSEPGTGASLYGTTATFLERMGLASLEELPHLAPALPDRQEMAELARTVEDYDHSDPGRSPLAGR; translated from the coding sequence ATGGCTGACAAACTCACAGTTGATCCACACATACTCGGGGGATGCGAAGCAGTCCTCATGGTCGCTGATTCACCTGTGACCACCCACGACTTCGCTGAAGCGCTTGGTGTGAGTGTGGAACACGTCAAGGACGCGCTGACCTACCTTCGTGATGAGTATGACGGACTCCATGACGGACGAACACGTGGTTATCAGTTGCGGACCACTGGTGCGGGGTGGCGCATCTACTCTTCCGCGCACTACCACGACATTGTCACTCATTTTGTCACCGCAGGTAAGACCGCTAGACTCTCTGGGGCTGCACTAGAAACTTTGGCGGTCATCGCGTATCGCCAGCCAGTCACACGAGCAGCCATCCAAACTATTAGAGGTGTCAGCGTTGATGGAGTAGTCCGCACACTACTGAGTCGTGAACTCATTGAGGAAGTGGGCTCCGAACCAGGAACCGGGGCATCCTTGTATGGGACCACCGCCACATTCCTCGAACGCATGGGGTTAGCTTCCCTCGAGGAACTACCACACCTTGCCCCAGCGCTGCCGGATCGCCAGGAAATGGCTGAGCTCGCACGCACCGTTGAAGACTATGACCACAGCGACCCAGGTCGCTCACCACTTGCAGGACGCTGA